The proteins below come from a single Syntrophorhabdaceae bacterium genomic window:
- a CDS encoding flavodoxin family protein: protein MNVLILSGSPRGPKSVTNKLLAALAAGISAGNGQVRQFSVCSMKIASCIGCLACMHKTPGVCAIKDDMEEIYGALKTSDILVIGTPVYVDSMSSQMKAVIDRSVACLQPFLVRDKTGRIRHPFNWRMPGRFLLVSTSGFPETATFDPLIATFRAGAANFGAEPIGEVCIPGSIALQIQPDLLAGHLRLIEEMGQGLALEGRIDGESLKKINIPPVQVGEYLEIAASYESWCRERLGDQAKP from the coding sequence ATGAACGTATTGATCCTGAGCGGAAGCCCCAGGGGACCGAAGAGCGTGACCAATAAGCTCCTCGCGGCTCTCGCGGCCGGAATATCCGCGGGCAATGGGCAGGTGCGGCAGTTTTCCGTCTGCTCCATGAAGATCGCGTCCTGCATCGGATGCCTGGCGTGCATGCATAAAACGCCAGGGGTATGTGCGATTAAAGACGATATGGAGGAGATCTACGGGGCCCTCAAGACATCCGATATTCTCGTCATAGGCACTCCCGTCTATGTTGACAGCATGAGCTCTCAGATGAAAGCGGTCATAGACAGGTCCGTGGCCTGCCTCCAGCCTTTCCTCGTACGGGACAAGACGGGCAGGATACGCCATCCCTTCAACTGGAGAATGCCGGGGAGGTTCCTCCTCGTCTCCACGAGCGGCTTCCCCGAGACCGCCACCTTCGATCCCCTCATTGCCACCTTCAGGGCAGGAGCGGCCAATTTCGGCGCCGAGCCCATAGGCGAGGTCTGTATCCCGGGCTCCATTGCCCTTCAGATCCAGCCCGATTTGCTCGCCGGCCATCTGCGCCTCATAGAGGAGATGGGACAAGGGCTGGCCCTGGAAGGCAGGATCGACGGCGAATCGCTTAAGAAGATCAATATACCCCCCGTTCAAGTGGGCGAATACCTCGAGATCGCCGCTTCATACGAATCGTGGTGCCGGGAGCGCCTGGGCGATCAGGCAAAGCCGTAA